A part of Streptomyces sp. NBC_01235 genomic DNA contains:
- the paaN gene encoding phenylacetic acid degradation protein PaaN, whose translation MSTDQHPDFFARHADLLHQAVERAAARDHWSPYPETPSTSAYGPGAPELGEAAFRGLLGRPFPLEGHPTTGTVPAAEVSPYGFPLGVSYPCLVPEVAVATAGSAAVVWRAASPDTRAGVAAEILARLNAASLEIAHAVQHTTGQPFLMAFQAGGPHAQDRGLEAVAYAWQEQKRHPATARWTKPQRRGGPLVMDKTFTPVGRGVAVLIACNTFPTWNGYPGLFASLVTGNPVVVKPHRRAVLPLAITVRIAREVLAEAGFDPNVVLLAAERPEERTAPALATHPDVRIVDFTGSGEFGDWLETNARQAVVHTEKSGLNTVVVDSTNDYAGLLRNLAFSLSLYSGQMCTTPQNILVPREGFTTDQGPRTADEFAADLGAALDKLLGDPDRAAATLGAIVNDGVLGRLEEAAALGRTVRPSRELTHRDHPDAVVRTPLVARLDAEADEKTYTSEWFGPVSFVIGTDSTAHGLRLLHDTVRRHGALTASVYSTDEGVLEAARATALDAGVHLSENLTGAVFVNQSAAFSDFHGTAANPAANAALTDPAFVTGRFSVVQSRRHAPALAEENTDA comes from the coding sequence GTGTCCACTGACCAGCACCCCGACTTCTTCGCACGTCACGCGGATCTGCTGCACCAGGCGGTGGAGCGTGCCGCCGCCCGCGACCACTGGTCGCCGTACCCGGAAACCCCCAGCACCTCCGCGTACGGCCCCGGGGCACCCGAACTGGGCGAGGCCGCCTTTCGTGGCCTCCTCGGCCGCCCCTTCCCCCTCGAAGGGCATCCCACCACCGGCACCGTCCCCGCCGCCGAGGTCTCGCCCTACGGCTTCCCGCTCGGCGTCAGCTATCCCTGCCTGGTGCCCGAGGTGGCGGTCGCGACGGCCGGGTCCGCGGCCGTGGTGTGGCGTGCCGCGAGCCCGGACACCCGGGCGGGCGTCGCGGCGGAGATCCTGGCCCGGCTGAACGCGGCGAGCCTCGAGATCGCGCATGCCGTCCAGCACACCACCGGCCAGCCCTTCCTGATGGCCTTTCAGGCAGGTGGCCCGCACGCCCAGGACCGCGGCCTCGAAGCGGTCGCGTACGCCTGGCAGGAGCAGAAGCGTCACCCGGCCACCGCCCGCTGGACCAAGCCGCAGCGCAGGGGCGGCCCACTCGTGATGGACAAGACCTTCACTCCGGTGGGACGCGGTGTCGCGGTGCTGATCGCCTGCAACACCTTCCCCACCTGGAACGGATATCCGGGGCTCTTCGCAAGCCTGGTCACCGGCAACCCGGTGGTGGTCAAGCCGCACCGGCGCGCCGTACTACCGCTGGCGATCACCGTGCGTATCGCCCGCGAGGTCCTGGCGGAGGCCGGATTCGACCCGAACGTGGTGCTGCTCGCCGCCGAGCGCCCCGAGGAGCGCACCGCCCCCGCCCTGGCCACCCATCCCGACGTGCGCATCGTCGACTTCACCGGCTCCGGCGAGTTCGGCGACTGGCTGGAGACCAACGCCCGGCAGGCCGTCGTGCACACCGAGAAGTCCGGACTCAACACCGTCGTCGTCGACTCCACGAACGACTACGCGGGACTGCTGCGGAACCTGGCGTTCTCGCTCTCCCTCTACAGCGGCCAGATGTGCACCACCCCGCAGAACATCCTGGTTCCGCGTGAGGGCTTCACCACCGATCAGGGGCCGCGCACGGCCGACGAGTTCGCCGCCGACCTGGGCGCCGCCCTGGACAAGCTGCTCGGCGACCCGGACCGCGCCGCCGCGACCCTCGGCGCCATCGTCAACGACGGCGTGCTCGGGCGCCTGGAGGAGGCCGCGGCCCTGGGCCGTACCGTCCGCCCCTCCCGCGAACTGACGCACCGCGACCACCCCGACGCGGTCGTCCGCACCCCGCTGGTGGCCCGGCTCGACGCCGAGGCCGACGAGAAGACGTACACCAGTGAGTGGTTCGGCCCGGTCTCCTTCGTCATCGGCACCGACTCCACCGCGCACGGCCTACGTCTTCTGCACGACACCGTTCGGCGGCACGGCGCCCTGACCGCCTCCGTGTACTCGACCGACGAGGGCGTACTGGAGGCGGCACGGGCGACCGCCCTGGACGCGGGCGTGCACCTGTCGGAAAACCTGACGGGCGCCGTCTTCGTCAACCAGTCCGCCGCCTTCAGCGACTTCCACGGCACCGCGGCGAACCCCGCCGCCAATGCCGCCCTCACCGACCCGGCCTTCGTCACCGGCCGCTTCTCGGTCGTCCAGTCCCGCCGCCACGCGCCCGCTCTCGCCGAGGAGAACACCGATGCCTGA
- a CDS encoding thiolase family protein, with protein sequence MPDEVYLIDGARTPQGRYGGALASVRPDDLAALVVGEAVRRSGVPVEAVDEVILGAANQAGEDNRDVARMAVLLAGLPHTVPGYTVNRLCASGLTAVASAAQVIRAQEADLVVAGGVESMTRAPWVMAKPGTPWARPGEVHDTSIGWRFTNPRFPATTTLPMGETAEEVAALDGITRLDADAFALRSHRRALAAQRAGRFEREIVPVPVKDGEVTEDEGPRPSTSLERLGALRTVFRAGGIVTAGNSSPLSDGAAALVVASGAAVERYGLSPRARVVTAASAGVEPHLMGLGPVPATAKALDRAGWTAADLDAVELNEAFAAQALAVVRRLKLDEDRVNADGGAIALGHPLGCSGARILLTLLGRMEREDARRGLATLCVGVGQGVAMLVERV encoded by the coding sequence ATGCCTGACGAGGTCTATCTGATCGACGGGGCCCGCACCCCGCAGGGCCGTTACGGCGGCGCCCTGGCGTCCGTGCGCCCCGACGACCTTGCCGCCCTCGTGGTCGGGGAGGCCGTACGGCGCTCCGGGGTCCCCGTCGAGGCCGTGGACGAGGTGATCCTCGGCGCCGCGAACCAGGCCGGCGAGGACAACCGGGACGTGGCCCGGATGGCGGTGCTGCTCGCCGGTCTGCCGCACACCGTGCCCGGATACACCGTCAACCGGCTCTGCGCCTCCGGGCTGACGGCCGTCGCCTCGGCCGCCCAGGTGATACGGGCGCAGGAAGCCGACCTGGTCGTGGCGGGAGGAGTGGAGTCGATGACCCGCGCTCCCTGGGTGATGGCCAAACCCGGCACGCCCTGGGCCCGGCCCGGCGAGGTGCACGACACCTCCATCGGCTGGCGCTTCACCAACCCCCGCTTCCCCGCCACGACCACCCTGCCGATGGGTGAGACGGCGGAGGAGGTCGCCGCTCTGGACGGCATCACCCGGCTCGACGCGGACGCCTTCGCACTGCGCAGCCACCGGCGGGCGCTCGCCGCCCAGCGGGCGGGCCGCTTCGAGAGGGAGATCGTCCCGGTGCCGGTGAAGGACGGCGAGGTGACCGAGGACGAGGGGCCCCGGCCGTCCACCTCGTTGGAGAGGCTGGGCGCGCTGCGCACCGTCTTCCGCGCCGGCGGAATCGTCACCGCGGGCAACTCCTCGCCCCTGTCCGACGGGGCGGCGGCCCTGGTGGTGGCGAGCGGGGCGGCCGTCGAACGGTACGGGCTCAGTCCCCGGGCCCGTGTCGTCACCGCTGCCTCGGCCGGGGTCGAGCCCCACCTGATGGGGCTCGGGCCCGTGCCGGCCACCGCCAAAGCGCTGGACCGCGCCGGCTGGACGGCCGCTGACCTGGACGCGGTCGAGCTGAACGAGGCGTTCGCCGCCCAGGCGTTGGCGGTCGTCCGCCGGCTCAAGCTCGACGAGGACCGCGTCAACGCAGACGGCGGCGCCATCGCCCTCGGCCACCCGCTGGGCTGCTCCGGCGCCCGCATCCTGCTCACCCTGCTCGGCCGCATGGAACGCGAGGACGCCCGCCGGGGCCTGGCGACCCTCTGCGTCGGGGTCGGGCAGGGCGTGGCGATGCTGGTGGAGCGCGTATGA